The sequence CCATACCTTATTTTTTGTATTTCATGCTCCATATTTTCAATTTCATCAATTGTTGTCTTTCCGACTCCGGCTTTCTTGAATCGCCCGACTGTAGACAAAATACCCAAAAATTGATTGTAAAGGCTTTCATTCACATACTCATCCGAATAGTTCACCGTCTCTCCCTCATCTTTTTCCACAATCGAATGAAGGCATCTCATTTTCCTTATATACCTGTCATTAAATAATTTGTTTATTTCTTCATAGCTGTTCTCCGGATTGATTACCATATTTATAGATACGGTTTTCGCAAATTCCGGATGATTCTCCCATATTTTTTTGATATTCCTTATTACCGTATCATAGGAACCTTTCTTATTAGCAGCAAAAACCCGATTCTGATTATGTATTGATTTCGGGCCGTCCAAGCTGATCATAAGATTGAATTTGTTTTCAGCAAGGTAATCTATAAGGTCGTCGGTTAACAATGTAGCATTGGTTGTCGTAGTAAAAGTAATATTCCGCCCTTCAAACACTCTTCTTGCATAGTCAACTACCTGTTTGATCAACTCTTCATTTAAAAAAGGCTCGCCGCCATAAAAGCTGATATTAGGCTGCTTTGTATCCATAGAATGCATGAAATAAAAATCCACTGCTTTTTTTGCCGTTTCAAAAGACATCATTTTCTCCGAATGACTTCTCTGGCTGGGATAACTGTTCTCGGAATATACGCAATATGAACAGCGTAAATTACATTTCTGTGTCACTTGGAGAGTAATGCTGTCAATTTTTCGTTCCAAAAAAAGTTCCAATTCATCCGTTGCAGGATGTTTTATTTCTTTCACATGATTTGTACAAAGATATCCGCAGTCCTTCAAATCACCATACTGACGGACAACTTCCTCCCCAAACTGGTGGATCTCCTGCTCATTATCCTGCATTACGGCATCAATATACTTATATAATTGTTCATTTACTGCCACTATTTCATTCCTATTTGTTTCATAGAAATAAAACCCCAACGGAGTCTTAAAAGGCAGAATCAGTGGCTTAGACTGTTTAACTTGTTGTTCCATTAAAACTTCCCCCTTTTGTTGCCAGCTTCCCGTCTTTCATGGTGTAAACAACGTCTGCCCTGTCGGCTATGCTCATATCGTGGGTTATGATAATCACTGCGTATCCTTCGTCATGAGCCAATTTCCCCAGCAGTTCCACTACTATGTTTCCGTTTGCGGTATCAAGGTTTCCCGTAGGTTCGTCGGCAAGGAGGATTTTCCCTCCCACTGCAAGGGCTCTCGCTATTGCAACTCTCTGCTGCTCTCCTCCGCTCATCATAAGAGGAAGCTGATTATATATTCTTTCTTCGAGCCCTACTTTTGAAATCAGCTCTTTTGCTTTTTCTTTGGCTTCTTTTGTGGGAACTCCTTTAAGCTCCATGGGATAAGCCACATTTTCGAGAGCCGTCAAAAGGGGAAACAGGTTAAAGGACTGATATACAACAGACGCCGTATTTCTCCTGTATTTATCCCTGTCCAATGTGCTCATGGGTTTGTCCTCCAAATAGATTTCTCCCTTCGTGGGCAGATCAAGGCCTGCCAAAAGGGAAAGAAATGTGGTCTTTCCACTCCCGGAATGGCCTACTATGGCATAGACTTTCCCCGTATCAAAGGTGCATGAAACGTCGGAAACCGCTTTAACCGTCTGATATTTGCTTTTATATATATAGCTTACTTCCTTTGCTTTTAATATACTCAATTTCACCATACCTCCCTTTAGTCCGTTTTGGATAATACCGCCATTACGCTGAATCTGTTCAGTAAAAGCAGTGCAATTGCTGTCCCCATCATGTAAAAAATCAGGAATACTGCTA is a genomic window of Acidilutibacter cellobiosedens containing:
- a CDS encoding ABC transporter ATP-binding protein, whose amino-acid sequence is MSILKAKEVSYIYKSKYQTVKAVSDVSCTFDTGKVYAIVGHSGSGKTTFLSLLAGLDLPTKGEIYLEDKPMSTLDRDKYRRNTASVVYQSFNLFPLLTALENVAYPMELKGVPTKEAKEKAKELISKVGLEERIYNQLPLMMSGGEQQRVAIARALAVGGKILLADEPTGNLDTANGNIVVELLGKLAHDEGYAVIIITHDMSIADRADVVYTMKDGKLATKGGSFNGTTS
- the ccpM gene encoding Cys-rich peptide radical SAM maturase CcpM, with the translated sequence MEQQVKQSKPLILPFKTPLGFYFYETNRNEIVAVNEQLYKYIDAVMQDNEQEIHQFGEEVVRQYGDLKDCGYLCTNHVKEIKHPATDELELFLERKIDSITLQVTQKCNLRCSYCVYSENSYPSQRSHSEKMMSFETAKKAVDFYFMHSMDTKQPNISFYGGEPFLNEELIKQVVDYARRVFEGRNITFTTTTNATLLTDDLIDYLAENKFNLMISLDGPKSIHNQNRVFAANKKGSYDTVIRNIKKIWENHPEFAKTVSINMVINPENSYEEINKLFNDRYIRKMRCLHSIVEKDEGETVNYSDEYVNESLYNQFLGILSTVGRFKKAGVGKTTIDEIENMEHEIQKIRYGVLGDVAAPGGPCIPGKMRLFINCKGEFYPCERVNEISECMNIGSLDRGLDKDKINSLLNIGKLTEDECRNCWAFTQCILCGKKADKDGKLSAEKKRKYCQESKRMAFSKIKNKVLLFELKRHLSGEGNSLNDVNIFREVK